The stretch of DNA TCAATGTCTTTTTGAGAAAGTGAGAAAAGGGCTACTTCAGAACCTGAAATAAAAGCCGAACATAACAATAAAACTAATACCGTAATAACGCTTATTAGTATTTCAAAATCAAAAGAAGTAACCAAACTGGAAGGGTCGGAGTCCAAATTAAATTGAATTAGTTAAACATTAAAAAGGCAAATCATCATTTGAGTTACCTAAATTTTCTTGCTCAAAAGTACTGCTTTTAGGAACATTAATTTCAGGAGCTCTAAAATTTTGCTTATCACTAGCTTCAGTTTCTTTTTTTGTTGTTAAAAATGTAAATTCAGTTACCTGAATTTCAGTTGTATATTTTGTTGTACCATCGTCTGTTTGCCATTGGCGCGATTTAATTCGTCCTTCAATGTAAATTTTATCACCTTTTGTAAGGTATTTTTCACAAATTTCGGCAGCTTTATTGCGCACCACAATGTTGTGCCATTCAGTAGAATTAATTTTCTCTCCGGTAGATTTGTTAATATAAACTTCATTTGTAGCGAGTGGAAATCTTCCTATGCAGTTTCCACCATCAAAATAATGCATTTTAACTTCGTCTCCTAAGTGACCTACTAAAATGACTTTGTTTACAGTTCCGTTCATGGCGTGTAGTTGATTTGTAAACCAAATATACTATTTTT from Flavobacterium haoranii encodes:
- a CDS encoding single-stranded DNA-binding protein; translation: MNGTVNKVILVGHLGDEVKMHYFDGGNCIGRFPLATNEVYINKSTGEKINSTEWHNIVVRNKAAEICEKYLTKGDKIYIEGRIKSRQWQTDDGTTKYTTEIQVTEFTFLTTKKETEASDKQNFRAPEINVPKSSTFEQENLGNSNDDLPF